One genomic segment of Candidatus Nomurabacteria bacterium includes these proteins:
- the recA gene encoding recombinase RecA, whose amino-acid sequence MPKKATVTKSDARSTERSDNKSKSISVAVEQIEKQFGKGSIMKLGSKEKIDIDVIPTGALSLDVALGVGGVPRGRIVEIYGPESSGKTTLAMHILAEAQKKGENVAFIDAEHAFDPEYGRNIGIDINEMYIAQPDFGEQALEILETLVRSAGFGVIVVDSVAALTPRAEIEGEMGDSHMGLQARLMSQALRKITAICNKTGTTVIFLNQLRMKIGVLFGNPETTTGGNALKFYSSIRMDIRQREKVMKDGELIGHIRQVKVVKNKLAPPFKEASFLIKYPSGIDKESSILDAAISRGIVEKKGSWLSYGDRQLAQGAESSAEELKKDPNLKKEIVDKVLQSIK is encoded by the coding sequence ATGCCAAAGAAAGCAACCGTTACCAAATCAGACGCAAGATCAACTGAAAGATCTGATAATAAGTCTAAATCCATATCAGTTGCCGTAGAACAGATAGAGAAGCAGTTTGGGAAGGGCTCAATAATGAAACTCGGAAGTAAGGAAAAGATAGATATTGATGTAATACCAACCGGAGCGCTTTCTCTTGATGTTGCTCTAGGTGTGGGTGGTGTCCCAAGAGGAAGGATCGTTGAGATATATGGTCCTGAATCATCAGGAAAGACCACACTTGCTATGCACATATTAGCTGAAGCTCAAAAGAAAGGAGAAAATGTTGCATTTATCGATGCTGAACATGCTTTTGATCCGGAATATGGTCGCAATATTGGAATTGATATAAATGAGATGTATATTGCACAGCCTGATTTTGGTGAACAAGCCCTTGAGATACTGGAAACGCTGGTACGTTCGGCGGGATTTGGAGTTATTGTTGTAGATTCTGTTGCCGCATTGACACCACGAGCTGAGATAGAAGGAGAGATGGGAGATAGTCATATGGGATTACAAGCTAGGTTGATGTCCCAAGCATTGCGTAAGATCACAGCGATCTGTAATAAAACTGGTACTACTGTGATATTTTTGAATCAGTTGAGGATGAAGATCGGTGTATTGTTTGGTAATCCGGAAACTACGACAGGAGGAAATGCCCTAAAATTCTACTCATCTATCCGAATGGATATCCGCCAAAGAGAAAAGGTCATGAAAGATGGGGAACTAATTGGACATATAAGACAGGTAAAAGTCGTGAAAAATAAGCTTGCTCCACCATTTAAGGAGGCTAGTTTCCTTATCAAGTATCCTTCTGGTATAGATAAAGAGAGCAGTATCTTGGATGCTGCGATCAGTCGTGGTATTGTTGAGAAGAAGGGTTCATGGCTTAGTTATGGAGATAGGCAACTGGCACAAGGAGCAGAGTCGAGTGCTGAGGAGTTGAAAAAAGATCCTAATCTAAAAAAAGAGATCGTAGACAAGGTCCTTCAATCAATAAAATAA
- the recJ gene encoding single-stranded-DNA-specific exonuclease RecJ, whose translation MTYESVKKWILPGSPPVSLLKKYKIDPVIAGLLLQRGIKPAEEQKFLYPTIDQIPSHKDLFGAKTAAIKIRDHIEKGSKILIHGDFDADGICATTILWEFLYRELSKHLGKKIDVLPYIPDRVEEGYGLSESSIDSLKELGADLVITVDCGIRDKDLIEKYMSQDLDFIVTDHHVPPEDLFSTQLSYTVVHPMHPKKPYPQQEISGATVAFLLTQALRDVYKISRSVNTPGLDLAAFSTITDMMPLTGSNRALVNSGLIKLRSGDRLGLSTLALQAGMKKEDIDTYHIGFILGPRINATGRIGSPLDGVRLLSTQNRKQASELSLKLEQLNSRRQQLTEEILREVQDQIDPSKSIIIAVGTNWPEGIIGLVAGKIMEQHSKPTVVISKNSGGARGSARSLEGFHITNALEKLSDHLVKYGGHSEAAGFNIDPSQIDTLVGKLEEIASDEIGDSILQKELKIELLLNDLSLDLRFIEKLQLTAPWGIGNRKPLQGLMRCVVIDKRMMGKNGDHLKLELKLDTPETLEAIMFNCQEDIAKINVDDLIDIAGYLDINRWNGNVSIQFSIKEWRYSDQALQA comes from the coding sequence ATGACCTATGAATCTGTAAAGAAATGGATACTCCCGGGCTCTCCTCCTGTTTCCTTGCTTAAAAAGTACAAAATTGATCCTGTAATTGCCGGTTTGCTTCTACAAAGAGGGATCAAACCCGCAGAAGAACAGAAATTTCTCTACCCCACCATTGACCAGATCCCTTCACATAAAGACCTTTTTGGAGCAAAAACTGCTGCTATAAAGATACGTGATCATATTGAGAAAGGGAGTAAGATATTGATTCACGGTGATTTTGATGCTGATGGGATATGTGCTACTACCATACTGTGGGAATTCCTTTACCGTGAACTTTCAAAACATCTAGGAAAAAAGATCGATGTTTTACCATATATCCCTGATAGGGTTGAAGAGGGGTACGGATTATCAGAGAGTTCGATCGACTCATTAAAAGAATTAGGAGCTGATCTCGTGATAACTGTGGATTGTGGTATCAGAGATAAGGATCTCATAGAAAAATATATGTCACAGGATCTTGACTTTATTGTAACCGATCATCACGTTCCACCTGAAGATCTTTTTTCTACACAATTGTCCTATACAGTAGTGCACCCGATGCATCCGAAGAAACCATACCCCCAGCAAGAGATCTCTGGAGCTACAGTAGCTTTCTTGTTGACTCAAGCTCTGCGTGACGTCTATAAGATATCTCGATCAGTCAACACACCTGGATTGGATCTAGCTGCCTTCTCGACTATAACTGATATGATGCCACTTACCGGGTCAAATAGAGCTTTGGTGAATTCGGGGCTGATAAAACTTCGATCAGGTGATCGACTAGGACTCTCAACTCTTGCTCTACAGGCAGGTATGAAGAAAGAGGATATCGACACTTACCACATAGGCTTTATATTAGGTCCCCGGATCAACGCTACAGGTAGGATAGGTTCACCACTAGATGGCGTAAGATTACTATCAACTCAAAATAGAAAGCAGGCATCAGAACTTTCTTTGAAACTCGAACAATTAAACTCTAGAAGACAGCAACTCACAGAGGAGATACTCAGAGAAGTTCAGGATCAGATAGATCCGTCAAAAAGTATAATAATTGCTGTAGGCACAAACTGGCCGGAAGGGATAATCGGCTTAGTTGCAGGCAAGATCATGGAACAGCACTCAAAACCAACTGTTGTGATAAGTAAGAATTCCGGTGGTGCAAGGGGTTCTGCACGAAGTCTTGAGGGTTTCCATATCACAAACGCATTAGAAAAGCTTTCTGACCATCTGGTCAAGTATGGTGGACATAGCGAAGCAGCAGGTTTTAATATTGACCCCTCACAGATTGACACTTTGGTAGGGAAACTAGAGGAGATTGCCAGTGATGAAATAGGCGATTCGATATTGCAGAAGGAGTTGAAGATCGAACTTCTACTAAATGATCTGTCTTTAGATCTTCGATTCATAGAAAAGCTACAACTTACAGCTCCTTGGGGCATAGGCAACAGAAAACCCCTACAAGGACTCATGCGGTGTGTGGTGATAGACAAAAGGATGATGGGGAAGAATGGTGATCATCTAAAGCTAGAACTGAAATTAGATACTCCAGAGACTCTCGAAGCGATAATGTTCAACTGTCAGGAAGATATTGCGAAGATCAACGTTGATGATTTGATAGATATAGCAGGATATCTTGATATAAATCGATGGAATGGGAATGTATCTATACAATTTTCGATCAAAGAGTGGAGGTACTCAGATCAAGCTCTACAAGCGTGA
- a CDS encoding RecX family transcriptional regulator produces the protein MKITRLEYQQKDQSRVNVYSENGYEFSIHAGLLVKRQLSIGVELSDDQITEIITEDLSYRLRSRAIDYLARGPKSIKQMNDHLIKIAKERISDWSGVKENSIDLEGLVDATLSKLVAEGLLDDREFTRIYLGSLLARKNYSTIELCSKLYRYGIAQSIVDEVMTEIELDEVAMARGALEKRYHKKTLERSDTKMIQFLQRKGYNWDVISELMKNDL, from the coding sequence GTGAAGATCACTCGGTTAGAGTATCAACAGAAAGATCAATCAAGAGTCAATGTGTATTCTGAAAACGGATACGAATTTAGCATACATGCTGGATTATTGGTGAAACGTCAATTATCTATAGGGGTTGAGCTTAGTGACGATCAGATCACTGAGATAATTACTGAAGACCTGTCATATCGACTCCGATCCCGAGCTATTGATTATTTAGCTCGCGGTCCAAAGAGTATCAAACAGATGAATGACCATTTGATAAAGATAGCAAAAGAGAGGATATCTGATTGGAGTGGTGTCAAAGAAAACAGTATTGATCTTGAAGGACTTGTAGATGCGACACTTTCCAAGCTAGTTGCAGAAGGTTTGTTGGATGATAGAGAATTTACTCGGATATATCTTGGGTCGTTATTAGCCAGAAAAAATTACTCCACGATAGAATTGTGTAGTAAATTGTACAGATATGGGATCGCACAAAGTATAGTTGACGAAGTGATGACAGAAATTGAGTTAGATGAGGTAGCCATGGCACGAGGTGCTTTGGAGAAGCGTTATCATAAGAAAACCTTGGAACGTTCTGACACTAAGATGATCCAATTTCTACAAAGGAAAGGTTACAATTGGGATGTTATTTCAGAACTCATGAAAAATGACCTATGA
- a CDS encoding glutamate--tRNA ligase — translation MNKPTPTVKNHHRYRAAPSPTGKVHIGTVRAYLPNFLLARKTGGKNILRIEDTDTQRNVLGSVEAASQAMVEAYETVGITFDEGPHLGGEYGPYIQSERLSIYQTHAEQLVGKGHAYYCFCSKERLAEVREIQNQNKQKPMYDGHCRDIDPNEARRRVENGEPYVIRMKFPKEGVTICHDQIMGDVKFRNSDIEDQVLIKQDGFPTYHLAVVVDDHLMNITTVIRGNDWAPSFPKHVKLYEYFGWEIPEFAHLPLILNPDGRKKLSKRYGANSIVARLREGYVKEGIVNYALLCGWAPDPAVAHRDEIYTMEELIELFDLSRVHNTPARYDQKKFDYINAKHIRRWSLDEFVERVLDWAENIVLKDFAIDQVSGLEDRELEIREKVTKYLPMWRSEPDKLKAALALEQERITILSELLDSTAFFFDEDLNWTDEDWNTKNHDKKELAEALQGILPKLDILFCNENVAHEEWEAVVRGFADEHDWKHGDMFMALRSAITGRLKSPPILESIEAMGWEKTRKFIVQAINYLGQMEI, via the coding sequence ATGAACAAACCTACTCCAACAGTAAAAAATCACCATAGATACCGTGCAGCACCAAGTCCGACCGGGAAAGTTCATATCGGAACTGTACGTGCATACCTACCAAATTTCTTGTTAGCAAGAAAAACAGGCGGAAAGAATATACTTCGTATAGAGGACACTGATACACAGAGAAATGTTCTAGGGAGTGTAGAGGCTGCATCACAAGCTATGGTAGAGGCATATGAAACTGTTGGGATAACTTTTGATGAAGGTCCTCATCTCGGTGGAGAATACGGTCCGTATATCCAATCCGAAAGATTGTCCATCTATCAGACCCACGCAGAACAATTGGTCGGGAAAGGACATGCCTACTACTGTTTCTGTTCAAAGGAAAGACTCGCAGAGGTTAGAGAGATACAGAATCAAAATAAACAGAAACCTATGTATGACGGACACTGTAGGGATATTGATCCGAACGAGGCACGAAGAAGAGTAGAGAATGGAGAACCATATGTGATCCGGATGAAATTCCCAAAGGAAGGTGTGACTATATGTCATGACCAAATTATGGGAGATGTGAAATTCAGGAATTCAGATATCGAGGATCAAGTTTTGATAAAACAAGACGGCTTCCCCACCTATCATCTCGCTGTAGTGGTTGACGATCATCTGATGAATATCACGACAGTCATCCGAGGGAATGACTGGGCACCAAGTTTTCCAAAACATGTGAAGCTTTATGAGTATTTTGGATGGGAGATACCAGAATTTGCCCATCTTCCGTTGATCTTAAACCCGGATGGAAGAAAGAAATTAAGTAAACGATATGGTGCTAACTCGATCGTTGCACGATTACGAGAAGGATATGTAAAAGAGGGGATAGTAAACTATGCGCTCCTTTGTGGATGGGCTCCAGACCCTGCTGTCGCTCACAGAGATGAGATCTATACAATGGAAGAATTGATCGAGCTATTTGATCTTTCTCGGGTTCATAATACTCCGGCTCGTTATGATCAGAAGAAATTTGACTATATCAATGCCAAACACATTAGAAGATGGAGTCTAGACGAATTTGTTGAAAGAGTGCTTGATTGGGCAGAAAATATTGTTTTAAAAGACTTTGCGATCGACCAGGTTTCAGGTTTAGAGGATAGGGAATTAGAGATCAGAGAAAAAGTAACAAAGTACCTTCCGATGTGGAGATCAGAACCAGACAAATTGAAAGCAGCGTTAGCATTAGAACAAGAGCGGATAACAATTCTTTCTGAACTACTAGACTCAACAGCCTTCTTCTTCGATGAAGATCTCAATTGGACAGATGAGGATTGGAATACTAAGAATCATGATAAAAAAGAACTCGCAGAAGCACTGCAGGGTATACTACCGAAATTAGACATCTTATTTTGTAATGAGAATGTAGCACATGAGGAGTGGGAAGCTGTAGTTCGAGGCTTTGCGGATGAACATGATTGGAAACATGGAGACATGTTCATGGCTTTACGATCCGCAATTACAGGAAGATTAAAAAGCCCACCAATCTTGGAAAGCATAGAAGCCATGGGTTGGGAGAAGACACGAAAGTTTATTGTACAGGCGATAAATTATCTTGGTCAGATGGAAATCTAA
- a CDS encoding D-alanyl-D-alanine carboxypeptidase has translation MVYKILTNSLTVSICLMVVLVVGFVISAFDLRDHYPLIMTSTETPGKSERSPDLSNVVDPEIYLMEEQVEQIKEDQIDAFSYVAFNPVTQQRFVSHNPDEKVPIASLTKLLTAKIALDTWELDDRLVVGGGEFDGLEWTLGLEEGDVMTFEDVLKAMLVSSYNDAAVMVATNYPDGYGSFIDEMNDRANKLGMLGSNFTNPTGLHDDQHYSTANDLVKLVKYILVDRRILEYTNSYTDEVEIERNGEILKVGLLSTNQLLGTDPYIKGLKTGYTKESGPSFIGYYDAGEQNQLVTIVLNADEDRFKTTANLVDLLRASFR, from the coding sequence ATGGTGTACAAGATTCTTACAAATTCGTTGACCGTTTCGATCTGCCTGATGGTAGTTCTAGTTGTTGGTTTTGTGATCTCCGCATTTGATCTGAGAGATCATTATCCACTGATAATGACTTCCACAGAAACCCCAGGGAAAAGTGAAAGATCTCCCGATCTCTCAAATGTGGTTGATCCAGAGATATATCTGATGGAGGAACAGGTCGAGCAGATAAAGGAGGATCAGATTGACGCATTCTCATATGTCGCTTTTAATCCTGTGACACAACAACGCTTTGTTTCTCATAACCCTGATGAGAAAGTACCTATCGCTAGCCTGACCAAATTACTTACTGCCAAGATAGCCCTTGATACATGGGAGTTAGATGACAGATTAGTAGTAGGGGGGGGCGAATTTGATGGACTGGAGTGGACACTCGGATTAGAGGAGGGAGATGTGATGACTTTTGAAGATGTCCTAAAAGCTATGTTGGTGAGCTCATATAATGATGCAGCAGTTATGGTTGCCACAAATTATCCAGATGGGTATGGATCATTCATTGATGAAATGAATGATCGGGCGAACAAACTCGGAATGTTGGGATCCAATTTTACTAATCCTACAGGCTTACATGATGATCAGCATTATTCTACTGCCAATGACCTTGTAAAACTGGTGAAATATATCTTGGTCGATAGAAGGATCCTTGAGTACACTAATAGTTATACTGATGAAGTTGAGATCGAGAGGAACGGTGAGATCTTGAAGGTTGGGCTTCTCTCTACAAATCAGTTACTAGGTACAGATCCTTATATCAAAGGACTAAAGACTGGTTATACTAAGGAGTCTGGGCCATCATTTATCGGTTACTATGATGCTGGAGAACAGAATCAACTTGTGACTATAGTACTGAACGCAGACGAGGATAGATTTAAGACCACTGCAAACTTAGTTGACCTCCTTCGAGCTTCGTTTAGGTGA
- the sppA gene encoding signal peptide peptidase SppA, whose amino-acid sequence MENNTTSIESGSSVKTVSSTQQMNNDRPKDSNGCFKFALIAILVVIVFVFCSFSSMIAILSMGTQTSSERILDEGSADRIAVINVNGMILQSIDSSIFSAGGGVTPSMVRADLDSALSDPSVKAIILYIESPGGEAVASDVIREYVSEASQRKPVVAYSGSIAASGGYMIASAADKFVVHPGVLTGSIGVILETSSIDGLYEKLGIETVTFKSGEFKDDSELYDGVDGEIETIYQGIVDEAYNDFVDMVAEGRQMDRETVVKLADGRLYTGRQAVANGLADSMGYFEKAVQEAEELAGISGSTIVEYGNQGFWDALLGTKVQGIIGSQLVPNSSFGVYYLPDITR is encoded by the coding sequence TTGGAAAATAACACCACTTCGATAGAGTCTGGCAGTTCAGTTAAGACTGTTAGCTCAACACAACAGATGAATAACGATAGGCCAAAGGATTCCAACGGTTGCTTTAAGTTCGCTTTGATAGCGATCCTGGTAGTCATTGTGTTTGTATTCTGCTCATTCTCTTCTATGATTGCCATTCTTTCGATGGGAACCCAGACCTCATCAGAGAGAATACTCGATGAAGGTTCAGCTGATCGAATTGCTGTGATAAACGTAAATGGCATGATCTTGCAGAGTATAGATAGCTCAATCTTCAGTGCTGGTGGTGGAGTGACTCCAAGCATGGTGAGAGCCGATCTTGATAGTGCGCTGTCAGATCCTTCTGTCAAAGCAATAATTCTATACATCGAATCTCCGGGTGGTGAAGCAGTAGCAAGTGATGTGATCAGGGAATACGTCTCAGAAGCATCCCAGAGAAAGCCTGTTGTTGCATATAGTGGAAGTATAGCTGCATCAGGAGGATACATGATCGCTTCAGCTGCTGATAAGTTTGTAGTGCACCCGGGTGTGTTAACTGGCTCGATTGGTGTGATATTGGAAACCTCAAGCATAGATGGCTTGTACGAAAAGCTCGGGATAGAGACTGTGACCTTTAAGTCTGGGGAATTTAAAGATGATTCTGAGTTATATGATGGTGTTGATGGCGAGATCGAGACAATATATCAGGGGATCGTGGATGAGGCATACAATGATTTTGTCGATATGGTAGCTGAAGGACGACAGATGGATCGTGAGACCGTTGTAAAACTCGCTGACGGAAGGCTTTATACAGGTCGACAAGCAGTAGCTAATGGTCTCGCAGATTCGATGGGATATTTTGAGAAAGCAGTTCAAGAAGCAGAGGAGCTAGCTGGGATTAGTGGGTCTACTATTGTCGAATACGGAAACCAGGGATTCTGGGATGCATTACTTGGAACAAAAGTTCAAGGCATCATAGGTTCGCAATTAGTTCCAAATAGCTCTTTTGGTGTGTATTATCTTCCGGACATTACAAGGTGA
- a CDS encoding MscL family protein — protein MTDLKDRVSKTFISQEFEYFSKFLGKYSIFALAIGTILGQVSKDVVNTLVTGIISPGISLLLPNKQFGEWKPSVNGVEFLVGDFLDSVVQMLVTMLVIYIVARYLFRKLDLIGVDQPTKESKKASKKKLIKSEVS, from the coding sequence ATGACTGACCTAAAAGACCGAGTAAGCAAGACTTTTATCTCTCAAGAATTTGAGTATTTCTCTAAGTTCCTTGGGAAGTACTCTATTTTTGCTCTAGCGATCGGAACTATACTTGGACAAGTATCTAAAGATGTGGTCAACACCCTGGTTACAGGGATAATCAGTCCAGGTATCAGCCTATTGCTACCAAACAAGCAGTTCGGTGAGTGGAAACCTTCTGTAAATGGAGTTGAGTTCTTAGTGGGAGATTTTCTAGACTCAGTAGTACAGATGCTAGTTACAATGCTTGTGATCTATATAGTAGCTCGATACCTGTTTAGGAAATTGGATCTTATCGGCGTCGACCAACCTACTAAAGAGTCAAAAAAGGCGTCAAAGAAGAAGTTAATTAAGAGTGAAGTTAGTTGA
- the aspS gene encoding aspartate--tRNA ligase, producing MDRILASKTTEMVGKEVKVSGWVSTIRDHGQLVFIDLRDWSGRIQLVIYPDQEEAFEIAKGLGAEFVISATGIVVERDSSLVNEKLDTGKIEIKVEKLELINTSLPIPFPLDSDGHELDENLRLKYRYLDLRRERLKENMKKKHKLLLAVRNWFSENGFTEVITPLLTSTSPEGARDFYIPSRIHQGKFFVLPQAPQQYKQLLMVGGVDRYFQIAPCARDEDPRADRHAGVFYQIDIEISFPTIDMIFGVAQEMIRSTYQSVAPEKKLMEYPFPRIPYVEVFDRFGTDKPDLRFGMELKDLTELLKGKTEFKIFSESETVKCVVAQGCGVWSRKDIDEMEVFAKENGAKGLAYAKVVGSSFSSGVSKYIEPFAKEILEITSAKDGDMLFFVADDRAVVNKVLGAVRSRLGDMLGLKDPNLLALVWITDFPFYEMDEKNGKLDFGHNPFSMPKGGMAAFDTDDPLTIQSHQYDLALNGYELASGSIRNHDPEVLVKAFETVGYDRDEVIKRFGGMFNAFQYGAPPHGGWAIGVDRMFMVLIDEPNIRDVYAFPKNSNGMDVMMNAPSEAPEADLDVLGIELKDKGSKTVKRITDRLDAMKINYQLMEHEPVRTSEEAAKIRGTKLSEGAKAMVLLSKEYDNKFYMVVIPADKQLDLQKASKYIGEEVRVASAEEVEGYTGVKVGGVPPFGRLMGMDLFYDRSMYSKERSAFNCGRKDRSIIIQTKDLIRAAQPDKKSADMDFLVD from the coding sequence ATGGACAGAATATTAGCATCAAAAACAACTGAAATGGTAGGAAAAGAAGTGAAAGTGTCAGGCTGGGTCTCAACGATCAGAGATCATGGACAGCTTGTATTTATTGATCTTCGTGATTGGTCTGGACGGATCCAACTGGTCATATATCCTGATCAGGAAGAAGCATTTGAGATCGCTAAAGGTCTTGGGGCTGAGTTTGTGATCAGTGCAACAGGGATTGTCGTTGAAAGAGATAGCTCACTAGTGAACGAAAAATTAGATACAGGCAAGATCGAGATAAAAGTAGAGAAACTTGAATTGATAAACACCTCTCTACCGATACCATTTCCTTTGGACTCTGATGGACATGAACTGGATGAAAATCTAAGGTTGAAATATCGATATCTGGATCTTAGGAGGGAGCGATTGAAAGAGAATATGAAAAAGAAACATAAGCTTCTTCTTGCTGTCCGAAATTGGTTCTCTGAAAATGGTTTCACTGAAGTTATAACTCCTTTGCTAACCAGTACCTCCCCAGAGGGTGCAAGAGATTTTTATATCCCCTCAAGGATCCACCAGGGGAAGTTCTTCGTACTTCCTCAAGCACCACAGCAGTATAAACAGTTGCTCATGGTGGGCGGTGTTGATAGATACTTTCAGATAGCACCTTGCGCGAGAGATGAGGATCCAAGGGCAGATAGACATGCGGGAGTTTTCTATCAGATCGATATCGAGATCAGTTTCCCAACAATAGATATGATCTTTGGCGTTGCCCAGGAGATGATACGATCTACATATCAATCTGTAGCACCTGAAAAGAAATTGATGGAATACCCCTTCCCACGGATCCCGTATGTTGAGGTATTTGATAGATTTGGTACTGATAAACCTGATCTGAGATTTGGGATGGAGCTGAAAGACCTGACGGAATTGTTGAAAGGAAAAACTGAATTCAAGATATTTAGTGAATCAGAAACTGTCAAATGTGTTGTCGCTCAGGGATGTGGAGTTTGGAGTAGAAAAGATATCGATGAAATGGAGGTATTTGCAAAAGAGAATGGTGCAAAAGGTTTAGCATATGCCAAGGTCGTAGGTTCATCATTCAGTTCGGGTGTTTCAAAATATATCGAACCATTTGCAAAAGAGATACTTGAAATTACCAGTGCAAAGGATGGCGATATGCTTTTCTTCGTGGCTGATGATCGTGCCGTGGTAAATAAAGTTCTGGGTGCTGTAAGAAGTCGCTTAGGTGACATGCTCGGTCTTAAGGACCCGAATCTACTTGCTTTAGTATGGATAACTGACTTTCCATTTTATGAGATGGATGAGAAGAATGGGAAATTGGATTTTGGTCACAACCCTTTTTCAATGCCCAAAGGTGGTATGGCTGCTTTTGATACTGATGATCCACTTACTATCCAATCACATCAGTATGATCTAGCATTAAATGGTTATGAATTGGCATCAGGCTCCATCAGAAATCACGATCCGGAAGTGTTAGTAAAAGCATTTGAAACTGTCGGATACGATCGTGATGAGGTCATTAAAAGGTTTGGGGGCATGTTCAATGCGTTCCAGTACGGAGCACCTCCTCATGGTGGATGGGCAATAGGAGTTGATAGGATGTTCATGGTGCTAATCGATGAACCTAATATTCGCGATGTATATGCTTTCCCTAAGAACTCAAATGGTATGGATGTGATGATGAATGCGCCTAGCGAGGCTCCTGAAGCTGATCTTGATGTTCTAGGTATAGAATTGAAAGATAAGGGGTCGAAGACTGTCAAGAGGATCACAGATCGCCTAGATGCGATGAAGATCAACTACCAGTTAATGGAACATGAGCCTGTTAGGACATCTGAAGAAGCTGCAAAGATCCGCGGTACAAAATTGAGTGAAGGTGCAAAAGCTATGGTACTGCTGTCGAAAGAATACGATAATAAGTTCTACATGGTAGTTATACCTGCTGATAAGCAATTAGATCTGCAGAAAGCCTCAAAATATATAGGGGAAGAAGTTCGAGTCGCATCAGCAGAGGAGGTCGAGGGGTATACAGGAGTTAAAGTAGGAGGAGTACCACCCTTTGGAAGATTGATGGGTATGGATCTGTTCTACGATAGATCTATGTATTCAAAGGAAAGATCCGCCTTCAATTGTGGTAGGAAAGATAGATCGATCATAATTCAAACAAAAGATCTTATTCGTGCAGCTCAACCTGATAAAAAGTCAGCTGATATGGATTTTCTGGTAGATTGA
- a CDS encoding DUF1846 family protein → MDQTDTIPYSVLGFDNGKYLQIQKDHILDRIDKFREGKLYLEIGGKFMYDAHAARVLPGFDPEVKLQIFNSMKNLIEIMFCVNANDIRFNRQLKNSAEKYTDATLRMVKELEEKTGVKPKIIINLCDRELSGIVLSYEKIAQEMGYQTFKRYKIDGYPDDTSRVLSEEGYGYDDHIPTSKKLILVMGAASNSGKMSTCLGQIYLDKQKGETSGYAKYETFPIWSLPIGHPVNLAYEAATADIGDYNVIDTYHEIAYGKRSVNYNRDVEAFEIIKKMTESFLEPSNYMSSYRSPTDMGINYAGNAISNDQVVCVASLEEIRRRRGWYMEIFNRSEGDKDWIKKCENLEIQALKYIREKGYNPEYRLLK, encoded by the coding sequence ATGGATCAAACAGACACAATCCCCTACTCTGTATTAGGGTTTGACAATGGAAAATATTTACAGATACAGAAGGATCATATATTAGACCGTATCGATAAGTTTCGTGAAGGCAAACTCTATCTAGAGATAGGTGGAAAATTCATGTACGACGCTCATGCAGCAAGAGTACTTCCCGGATTCGACCCAGAGGTCAAGCTACAGATTTTCAACTCCATGAAAAATCTCATCGAGATCATGTTCTGTGTTAATGCCAATGATATCCGTTTCAATCGTCAATTGAAGAATAGTGCAGAAAAATACACTGATGCTACCTTACGAATGGTCAAAGAACTAGAAGAGAAAACTGGTGTAAAACCAAAGATAATCATAAATCTTTGTGATCGAGAACTGTCTGGGATCGTCCTCTCCTATGAGAAAATCGCACAAGAGATGGGTTACCAGACATTCAAGAGATATAAGATCGATGGATATCCAGATGATACAAGCAGAGTGTTAAGTGAAGAAGGTTACGGATACGATGATCATATTCCTACCTCAAAGAAGCTGATCCTAGTGATGGGTGCAGCATCGAATAGCGGCAAGATGTCTACTTGTTTAGGTCAGATCTATTTAGATAAACAAAAAGGCGAAACTTCAGGCTATGCTAAATACGAAACATTTCCGATATGGAGTCTTCCTATCGGACATCCCGTAAATTTGGCATACGAGGCCGCAACTGCTGATATCGGTGATTACAATGTAATCGATACATATCATGAGATCGCTTATGGTAAGAGATCTGTCAATTACAATCGCGATGTAGAAGCATTTGAGATCATAAAGAAAATGACAGAGTCATTCTTAGAACCTTCGAACTATATGAGTAGCTATAGATCTCCTACAGATATGGGTATCAACTATGCTGGGAATGCTATTTCGAATGACCAGGTGGTCTGTGTCGCAAGTCTTGAGGAGATCCGTAGACGTCGTGGTTGGTATATGGAGATCTTTAACCGTAGCGAAGGTGATAAAGATTGGATCAAAAAATGTGAGAATCTCGAGATCCAAGCCCTCAAATATATAAGGGAAAAAGGATACAACCCTGAATATCGACTACTCAAGTAA